Proteins encoded within one genomic window of Tidjanibacter massiliensis:
- a CDS encoding calcium-translocating P-type ATPase, PMCA-type, whose translation MTQNANGPHLTGLTDREVEESRRQHGQNLLTPPKRPSMWRLYLEKFKDPVIKVLLVAACFSLVISVIEGEYAETIGIFFAIFLATGIGFWFEYDANRKFDLLNTVGEETPVSVVRNGKIREIPRKDIVVGDIVILNTGEEVPADGTLLEAVSLQINESNLTGELMVNKTVEETAFDAEATYPSNAVMRGTTVTDGHGVMRVERVGDATEIGKVARQATEQGTERTPLNIQLSRLAKLIGRAGFTIAILTFLIFTGKDLYAYLSVHTVTGWEQWLDIANIVLKYFMMAVTLIVVAVPEGLPMSVTLSLALNMRRMLRTNNLVRKMHACETMGAITVICTDKTGTLTQNLMQVYETQLDETCPDIVAESIAANSTAFLEEKGEGERPAGVGNPTEVALLLWLQGRGRDYMALRSQARVLDQLTFSTERKYMATLVESPVAGSRVLYVKGAPEIVMSRCTLDEARKREYEEALLAYQNKAMRTLGLAYKVIPADAPTDCAELVAAGGLTFLGIFAISDPIRPDVPDAVRQCQSAGIAVKIVTGDTPGTATEIARQIGLWTPEDTDRNRITGAEFAALSDEEALDRVLDLKVMSRARPMDKQRLVQLLQQKGAVVAVTGDGTNDAPALNHAQVGLSMGTGTSVAKEASDITLLDDSFRSIATAVMWGRSLYKNIQRFIVFQLTINIVALLSVLLGAFFGTALPLTVTQMLWVNLIMDTFAAMALASIPPSPDVMAEKPRKQSDFIITPAMRNAILGVGIAFIVLLMGLLAWMNTLPGGMDTHRLTVFFTVFVMLQFWNLFNAGVFGTDHSVFRDASRAKGLLWTALLILAGQIIIVTFGGEVFRTEPLPLHEWLLITAGTSLVLWAGEAWRAVARARHRKQTAR comes from the coding sequence ATGACACAAAACGCGAACGGGCCGCACCTGACCGGCCTGACCGACCGCGAGGTGGAGGAGAGCCGGCGACAGCACGGCCAAAACCTGCTCACCCCGCCTAAACGCCCCTCCATGTGGAGGCTCTATCTCGAAAAGTTCAAAGACCCCGTCATCAAGGTACTGCTCGTAGCGGCCTGCTTCTCGCTGGTCATCTCCGTCATCGAGGGCGAATACGCCGAAACGATAGGCATCTTCTTCGCCATCTTTCTGGCGACGGGCATCGGCTTCTGGTTCGAGTACGACGCCAACCGGAAATTCGACCTGCTAAACACCGTGGGCGAAGAGACGCCCGTATCGGTCGTCCGCAACGGGAAAATCCGGGAAATTCCCCGCAAGGATATCGTAGTGGGCGACATCGTCATCCTCAACACCGGCGAAGAGGTTCCCGCGGACGGCACGCTGCTCGAAGCCGTCTCGCTGCAGATAAACGAATCGAACCTGACAGGGGAACTCATGGTAAACAAGACGGTCGAGGAGACGGCCTTCGACGCCGAAGCGACCTATCCCTCCAACGCCGTCATGCGCGGCACGACGGTCACCGACGGCCACGGCGTCATGCGGGTGGAGCGCGTCGGAGATGCGACCGAAATTGGGAAAGTAGCCCGGCAGGCGACCGAACAGGGAACCGAACGGACACCGCTGAACATCCAGCTTTCGCGGCTGGCGAAGCTGATTGGGCGGGCGGGTTTCACCATTGCGATACTCACCTTCCTCATCTTTACGGGCAAGGACCTCTACGCCTATCTCTCCGTCCACACGGTGACGGGCTGGGAGCAGTGGCTCGACATCGCCAACATCGTCCTGAAATACTTCATGATGGCCGTGACGCTCATCGTCGTGGCCGTTCCGGAAGGGCTGCCCATGAGCGTTACTCTCAGCCTTGCGCTCAACATGCGGCGCATGCTCCGGACAAACAACCTCGTGCGCAAGATGCACGCCTGCGAAACGATGGGAGCGATTACGGTCATCTGCACCGACAAGACGGGCACCTTGACACAGAACCTGATGCAGGTCTATGAAACGCAGCTCGACGAGACATGCCCCGACATCGTCGCCGAAAGCATCGCGGCCAACTCGACGGCCTTCCTGGAGGAGAAAGGCGAAGGGGAACGACCCGCGGGGGTCGGAAACCCGACGGAGGTGGCGCTGCTGCTGTGGCTGCAAGGCCGCGGAAGGGACTACATGGCGCTCCGTTCGCAGGCCCGGGTGCTCGACCAGCTCACCTTCTCCACCGAACGCAAATACATGGCGACGCTCGTGGAGTCGCCTGTTGCGGGGAGCCGCGTACTCTACGTCAAGGGGGCGCCCGAAATCGTGATGAGCAGGTGTACGCTGGACGAAGCCCGGAAAAGAGAGTACGAAGAGGCACTGCTCGCCTACCAGAACAAGGCCATGCGTACCCTCGGACTGGCCTACAAGGTCATTCCAGCCGATGCTCCAACCGACTGTGCGGAGCTCGTCGCCGCAGGAGGGCTCACCTTCCTGGGCATCTTCGCCATCAGCGACCCGATACGTCCCGATGTCCCCGATGCCGTCCGGCAGTGCCAATCGGCCGGGATAGCGGTCAAGATAGTGACCGGCGACACACCCGGCACGGCAACCGAAATAGCCCGCCAGATAGGGCTCTGGACACCGGAGGACACCGACCGCAACCGCATTACGGGAGCCGAATTCGCCGCGCTGAGCGACGAGGAGGCGCTTGACCGGGTACTCGACCTGAAAGTGATGAGCCGTGCACGCCCCATGGACAAACAGCGGCTCGTACAACTGCTCCAGCAAAAGGGAGCGGTGGTAGCCGTTACGGGCGACGGTACGAACGACGCCCCGGCACTCAACCACGCCCAGGTGGGCCTTTCGATGGGCACGGGTACTTCGGTGGCCAAGGAGGCGAGCGACATCACCCTGCTCGACGACTCGTTCCGCAGCATCGCCACGGCCGTCATGTGGGGGCGTTCGCTCTACAAGAACATCCAGCGGTTCATCGTCTTCCAGCTCACCATCAACATCGTGGCGCTGTTGAGCGTCCTGCTGGGCGCCTTCTTCGGCACGGCGCTGCCGCTCACCGTCACGCAGATGCTCTGGGTGAACCTCATCATGGATACTTTCGCCGCCATGGCGCTGGCCTCCATACCTCCGAGCCCGGACGTAATGGCCGAGAAGCCCCGCAAACAAAGCGACTTCATCATCACGCCCGCCATGCGCAATGCCATCCTCGGCGTCGGCATCGCTTTCATCGTCCTCCTCATGGGGCTGCTGGCCTGGATGAACACCCTCCCCGGCGGCATGGATACCCACCGGCTGACGGTCTTTTTCACCGTATTCGTCATGCTGCAATTCTGGAACCTCTTCAACGCAGGCGTCTTCGGCACCGACCACTCCGTCTTCCGGGACGCTTCGCGGGCGAAGGGACTGCTCTGGACCGCCCTGCTGATACTCGCCGGCCAGATAATCATCGTCACGTTCGGAGGCGAAGTATTCCGGACGGAACCGCTGCCGCTGCACGAATGGCTCCTCATCACGGCAGGCACCTCGCTCGTGCTGTGGGCAGGAGAGGCGTGGCGGGCCGTCGCACGGGCACGGCACCGGAAACAGACGGCCCGGTAG
- the rpsL gene encoding 30S ribosomal protein S12, whose protein sequence is MPTIQQLVRKGRVQMEDKSKAPALDACPQRRGVCVRVYTTTPKKPNSAMRKVARVKLTNQKEVNAYIPGEGHNLQEHSIVLVRGGRVKDLPGVRYHLVRGALDSAGVDGRRQRRSKYGAKRPKAGAAPAKKK, encoded by the coding sequence ATGCCAACTATTCAACAGTTAGTTCGGAAAGGACGGGTGCAGATGGAGGACAAGAGCAAGGCTCCGGCACTCGACGCATGTCCGCAGAGGCGCGGCGTGTGCGTGCGTGTGTACACCACCACACCCAAGAAGCCTAACTCTGCAATGCGTAAGGTCGCCAGGGTGAAGCTGACCAACCAGAAAGAGGTGAATGCCTATATTCCCGGAGAGGGGCATAACCTGCAGGAACACTCCATCGTGCTTGTGCGCGGAGGCCGTGTGAAGGACCTCCCCGGTGTACGTTACCACCTCGTGCGCGGTGCGCTCGACTCGGCAGGTGTGGACGGCCGTCGCCAGCGTCGCTCCAAATACGGTGCGAAGAGGCCCAAGGCAGGCGCTGCTCCCGCCAAGAAGAAATAG
- a CDS encoding 30S ribosomal protein S16 has translation MPVKIRLARHGKKGYAFYHIVVADSRAPRDGKFIEKIGTYNPNTNPATIDLNFDKALEWLQKGAQPTDTCRAILSYKGVMYKKHLLGGVAKGAFDEAAADAKFEKWMSEKAAKISAKTQKLTGEKEKSEKARLAAEKEANEKKAKAIEAKRAEAAAAAAAQTEEAEAPAEGEAPAAE, from the coding sequence ATGCCTGTAAAAATCAGACTTGCGCGCCACGGTAAGAAAGGCTACGCCTTTTATCATATCGTTGTCGCAGACAGCAGGGCGCCACGCGATGGCAAGTTCATCGAAAAGATTGGTACCTACAATCCGAACACGAATCCTGCTACCATCGACCTGAATTTCGACAAAGCCCTGGAATGGCTCCAGAAGGGTGCACAGCCCACGGACACCTGCCGCGCCATCCTCTCCTACAAGGGTGTGATGTACAAGAAGCACCTCCTCGGAGGCGTTGCCAAAGGAGCTTTCGACGAAGCCGCAGCCGATGCCAAGTTCGAAAAATGGATGAGCGAGAAGGCCGCCAAGATATCCGCCAAGACGCAGAAGCTGACCGGCGAAAAGGAGAAGTCCGAAAAGGCACGCCTCGCAGCGGAGAAAGAAGCCAACGAAAAGAAGGCGAAGGCTATCGAGGCCAAAAGGGCTGAAGCAGCAGCCGCTGCCGCCGCACAAACCGAGGAAGCGGAGGCTCCTGCCGAAGGGGAAGCTCCCGCCGCCGAGTAA
- the rpsS gene encoding 30S ribosomal protein S19, whose protein sequence is MSRSLKKGPYIEPKLEKRVIAQNEGGKKSVIKTWSRASMISPDFVGQTIAVHNGNKFIPVYVTENMVGHKLGEFAPTRNFRGHAGNRKK, encoded by the coding sequence ATGAGTCGTTCATTAAAAAAAGGACCATATATCGAACCGAAACTCGAAAAGCGCGTCATTGCGCAGAACGAGGGCGGTAAGAAAAGCGTCATCAAGACCTGGTCGAGGGCAAGCATGATTTCCCCCGATTTCGTGGGGCAGACCATCGCCGTCCACAACGGGAACAAGTTCATCCCGGTTTATGTAACAGAGAATATGGTAGGCCACAAACTCGGTGAGTTCGCGCCGACGCGCAACTTCCGCGGTCACGCCGGTAACAGAAAAAAATAA
- the rplW gene encoding 50S ribosomal protein L23 has protein sequence MQIIIRPVLTEKMTAQGEKLNRFAFIVDRRANKIQIRQAVEDMYGVVVTDVNTVNYMGKEKSRYTKSGLLEGRSNHFKKAIVTLKEGDTIDFYSNI, from the coding sequence ATGCAGATTATTATCAGGCCGGTACTTACCGAGAAGATGACCGCGCAGGGCGAGAAGCTCAACCGCTTCGCCTTCATAGTGGACCGCAGGGCTAACAAGATTCAGATTCGCCAGGCCGTGGAGGATATGTACGGTGTCGTGGTTACGGATGTGAATACCGTGAACTACATGGGCAAGGAGAAGAGCCGTTATACCAAGAGCGGTCTCCTCGAAGGGCGCTCGAACCACTTCAAGAAGGCGATTGTAACCCTGAAGGAGGGAGATACCATTGATTTTTACAGTAATATCTAA
- the rpsG gene encoding 30S ribosomal protein S7, giving the protein MRKAKPKKRILLPDPKFNDVLVTRFVNNLMVDGKKSIAYTIFYDALDIVGEKMKDADKAPLEIWKQALENITPQVEVKSRRIGGATFQVPTEVRPERKISLSMKNLVLYSRKRAGKSMAEKLSAEIIAAYNQEGAAFKRKEEMHRMAEANKAFAHFRF; this is encoded by the coding sequence ATGAGAAAAGCTAAGCCTAAAAAGCGAATTCTACTTCCGGATCCCAAGTTCAACGACGTACTTGTGACAAGGTTTGTAAACAACCTGATGGTGGATGGTAAGAAGAGTATTGCTTACACGATATTCTACGATGCGTTGGATATCGTCGGCGAGAAGATGAAGGACGCGGACAAGGCTCCTCTGGAGATTTGGAAGCAGGCATTGGAAAATATCACACCGCAGGTGGAGGTGAAATCCCGCCGCATCGGTGGTGCCACGTTCCAGGTTCCTACCGAAGTGAGGCCCGAGCGCAAGATTTCCCTTTCGATGAAGAATCTTGTCCTTTATTCTCGTAAACGCGCCGGGAAATCCATGGCCGAGAAGCTGTCGGCCGAGATAATAGCTGCCTACAACCAGGAAGGCGCTGCCTTTAAACGGAAAGAGGAGATGCACCGTATGGCCGAGGCCAACAAGGCGTTTGCTCACTTTAGATTTTAG
- the rplB gene encoding 50S ribosomal protein L2: MAVRKFKPVTPGTRHKIAGTFEEVTKSAPEKSLLEPKKSTGGRNSNGKMTVRYRGGGHKQMYRIIDFKRTNDGMPATVKAIEYDPNRSARIALIVYANGEKSYILAPNGLKVGQTIVSGSGVAPEVGNTLPLAEIPLGTVIHAIELYPGQGAAMARSAGTYAQLLAREGKYAIIKLPSGETRMVLTTCRATVGVVSNPDHSLEQHGKAGRRRWLGRRPHNRGVTMNPVDHPMGGGEGRSSGGHPRSRKGLLAKGYKTRNPKKTTSKFIISRKK; encoded by the coding sequence ATGGCAGTAAGAAAGTTCAAACCCGTTACTCCGGGTACAAGACATAAAATCGCCGGAACGTTTGAGGAGGTTACCAAGAGCGCTCCCGAAAAGTCGTTGCTCGAACCGAAAAAGAGCACCGGCGGCCGCAACAGCAACGGCAAGATGACCGTCCGCTACCGCGGCGGCGGCCACAAGCAGATGTACCGTATCATCGACTTCAAGCGGACCAACGACGGAATGCCTGCCACGGTGAAGGCCATCGAGTACGACCCGAACCGTTCGGCCCGCATCGCGCTCATCGTCTATGCCAACGGCGAAAAGAGCTACATCCTCGCTCCGAACGGCCTCAAGGTGGGGCAGACCATCGTGAGTGGTTCGGGTGTCGCTCCCGAAGTGGGCAACACGCTTCCGCTGGCCGAGATACCGCTCGGTACGGTGATACACGCCATAGAACTCTATCCCGGTCAGGGTGCCGCCATGGCACGCAGCGCCGGTACTTACGCGCAGCTTCTCGCCCGCGAAGGTAAATATGCTATTATCAAACTCCCTTCGGGTGAAACCCGCATGGTGCTGACCACGTGCCGCGCAACCGTAGGCGTCGTGTCGAACCCCGACCACAGCCTCGAACAGCACGGTAAGGCCGGCCGCCGCCGCTGGCTGGGCCGCAGGCCGCATAACCGCGGTGTCACCATGAACCCGGTAGACCACCCCATGGGTGGTGGCGAGGGCCGTTCCTCGGGTGGGCACCCGCGTTCGCGCAAAGGTTTGCTCGCCAAAGGCTACAAGACCCGCAACCCGAAAAAGACTACCTCGAAGTTCATTATTTCAAGGAAAAAGTAG
- a CDS encoding AraC family transcriptional regulator, whose protein sequence is MEPDGDLHGMAAGEPSQEKEVSVGAGVRFSLHDRAEHFYHGETPFILDGFILGLCLRGSEEIRVNGKTYSVVPGTVVLLSPNQLVEHGGASEDLERHTVAMSLELVLEFPSPVDIEILSMARTMPVVRASAEEMDGLTVYYRFLEKQYASETGVYREEIAKALLYALMLKLCEVYRREAGTASHVAKPRNEQLTDDFFVLLSRHYRRERSVKFYASRMNRTPKYLSGAVKRITGRSISDWIDEVVVIEIKRQLKTTDRTVLQISEELNFSSPSVFVQYFRHHTGMTPRQYRKEGL, encoded by the coding sequence ATGGAGCCTGATGGAGATTTGCACGGAATGGCGGCGGGCGAGCCGTCGCAGGAAAAGGAGGTTTCGGTCGGGGCAGGTGTCCGCTTCTCCCTGCACGACAGAGCGGAGCATTTTTACCACGGCGAGACACCGTTTATTCTCGACGGCTTTATTCTGGGGCTCTGTCTGCGGGGCAGCGAGGAAATCCGTGTGAACGGGAAGACTTATTCCGTCGTTCCCGGCACGGTCGTCCTGCTGTCGCCGAATCAGTTGGTGGAGCACGGCGGGGCTTCGGAGGATTTGGAACGGCACACGGTAGCGATGTCGCTGGAACTGGTATTGGAGTTTCCTTCGCCGGTCGATATCGAAATACTGAGTATGGCCCGCACCATGCCTGTGGTGCGGGCTTCTGCGGAGGAGATGGATGGATTGACGGTATATTACCGTTTCCTTGAGAAGCAGTATGCCTCCGAAACGGGCGTCTACCGCGAGGAGATAGCCAAGGCGTTGCTCTATGCGCTGATGTTGAAACTCTGTGAAGTGTACCGTCGGGAAGCGGGGACGGCCTCGCATGTCGCCAAGCCTCGGAACGAACAGCTGACCGACGATTTTTTCGTCCTCCTGTCGCGTCACTACCGCAGGGAACGGAGCGTGAAGTTTTATGCTTCCCGAATGAACCGCACACCGAAATACCTTTCCGGGGCGGTGAAGCGTATTACAGGCCGTTCGATATCCGACTGGATTGACGAGGTGGTGGTGATTGAAATCAAAAGGCAGTTGAAGACGACCGACCGGACCGTTCTTCAGATATCCGAAGAGCTCAATTTTTCGAGTCCCTCGGTGTTCGTGCAGTATTTCAGGCATCATACGGGGATGACGCCGCGGCAATACCGGAAAGAGGGGCTTTGA
- the fusA gene encoding elongation factor G, protein MARDLKFTRNIGIMAHIDAGKTTTSERILFYTGKTHKIGEVHEGAATMDWMVQEQERGITITSAATTAFWRYEDKTYQINLIDTPGHVDFTVEVERSLRVLDGAVATFCAVGGVEPQSETVWRQADKYNVPRIGYVNKMDRTGADFLAVCAQVKERLGANAVPIALPIGAEDKFAGVIDLIYNRALIYDDAKKNELVNYTYEEVPANMKAEVEEYRAKLIEEVATVDEALMEKFFEDPDSITPEELKAAIRKATIEMTIVPMLCGSSFKNKGVQLLLDSVVAFLPSPLDIEAIKGVNPATGEEVVRHPSESEPFCALAFKIATDPYVGRLAFVRVYSGKLDAGSYVFNSRSGKKERISRIYQMHSNKQNPLETVGAGDICAVVGFKDVRTGDTLCDEKAPIILESMTFPEPVIGLAVEPKTQKDLDKLGVALGKLAEEDPTFTVETDEENGQTIIRGMGELHLDIIVDRLKREFGVEINQGQPQVNYKEALTAPVEHREVFKKQSGGRGKFADIVFQLGPADEGVTGLQFIDEVKGGNIPKEYIPSVQKGFTAAMANGPLAGFGVDSMKVILRDGSFHPVDSDSLSFEIAARNAFRAAGVKARPVIKEPVMSVEVVTPEEYMGDIIGDLNKRRGQVSGMEQKGNARAIKAKVPLSEMFGYVTVLRTLSSGRATSSMEFSHFEEVPANIAKEIIEKNAGRRKDVE, encoded by the coding sequence ATGGCAAGAGACCTTAAATTTACACGCAACATAGGCATCATGGCCCACATCGATGCCGGCAAAACCACGACGTCCGAACGTATCCTTTTCTACACCGGCAAGACGCACAAAATCGGCGAGGTGCACGAAGGGGCCGCCACGATGGACTGGATGGTGCAGGAACAGGAGAGGGGTATTACCATTACCTCCGCCGCCACCACCGCTTTCTGGCGTTATGAGGACAAGACCTATCAAATCAACCTCATCGACACTCCCGGACACGTGGACTTTACCGTGGAGGTGGAGCGTTCGCTCCGTGTGCTCGACGGTGCCGTGGCTACCTTCTGTGCAGTCGGCGGCGTGGAACCCCAGTCCGAAACCGTATGGCGCCAGGCCGACAAATACAATGTGCCCCGTATCGGTTACGTCAACAAGATGGACCGTACCGGTGCCGACTTCCTGGCCGTATGCGCACAGGTGAAGGAGCGCCTCGGAGCCAATGCGGTGCCCATCGCCCTGCCTATCGGAGCCGAGGACAAGTTCGCCGGCGTGATAGACCTTATATATAACAGGGCGCTCATATACGACGATGCCAAGAAGAACGAACTCGTCAACTATACCTACGAGGAGGTTCCGGCCAACATGAAGGCCGAGGTGGAGGAATACCGTGCGAAACTCATCGAAGAGGTCGCTACCGTGGACGAGGCTCTGATGGAGAAGTTCTTCGAGGACCCGGATTCGATAACCCCCGAAGAACTGAAAGCGGCCATCCGCAAGGCGACCATCGAGATGACCATCGTACCGATGCTCTGCGGCTCCTCGTTCAAGAACAAGGGTGTGCAGCTGTTGCTCGACTCCGTCGTGGCGTTCCTGCCCTCGCCGCTCGATATCGAAGCCATCAAGGGTGTGAATCCCGCTACCGGCGAAGAGGTGGTACGCCATCCGTCGGAATCGGAACCTTTCTGCGCCCTCGCGTTCAAGATAGCCACCGACCCCTATGTGGGCCGCCTCGCTTTTGTGCGCGTCTATTCGGGCAAGCTCGATGCGGGAAGCTACGTGTTCAACTCCCGGTCGGGCAAGAAGGAGCGTATTAGCCGTATCTACCAGATGCACTCCAACAAGCAGAATCCGCTTGAAACGGTGGGTGCCGGCGACATCTGTGCCGTAGTTGGTTTCAAGGATGTACGCACGGGCGATACGCTCTGCGATGAGAAGGCTCCGATAATTCTCGAATCCATGACCTTCCCCGAACCGGTAATCGGTCTGGCGGTAGAGCCCAAGACGCAGAAAGACCTCGACAAACTCGGCGTCGCACTCGGCAAGCTGGCCGAGGAGGACCCGACCTTCACGGTGGAGACCGACGAGGAGAACGGCCAGACCATCATACGCGGTATGGGCGAGCTTCACCTCGATATCATCGTGGACCGTCTGAAACGCGAGTTCGGCGTGGAAATCAACCAGGGACAGCCTCAGGTGAATTACAAGGAGGCGCTGACCGCTCCCGTGGAACACCGCGAAGTGTTCAAGAAGCAGTCGGGCGGCCGCGGTAAGTTCGCCGACATCGTATTCCAGCTCGGTCCGGCCGACGAGGGCGTTACCGGACTCCAGTTCATCGACGAGGTGAAGGGCGGTAACATTCCGAAGGAGTATATTCCCTCAGTGCAGAAGGGCTTTACGGCTGCCATGGCCAACGGCCCGCTCGCAGGGTTCGGCGTGGACAGCATGAAGGTGATTCTCCGCGACGGTTCGTTCCACCCGGTGGACTCCGACTCGCTCTCTTTCGAAATCGCTGCCCGTAATGCGTTCCGTGCCGCAGGCGTGAAGGCCCGGCCGGTCATCAAGGAGCCGGTGATGTCCGTAGAGGTGGTGACTCCCGAGGAGTACATGGGCGATATCATAGGCGACCTGAACAAACGCCGCGGACAGGTATCCGGTATGGAGCAGAAGGGCAATGCCCGTGCCATCAAGGCGAAGGTGCCCCTCTCGGAGATGTTCGGTTACGTGACCGTGCTCAGGACGCTCTCTTCGGGTCGTGCGACGTCCTCCATGGAGTTCTCGCACTTCGAGGAGGTACCCGCCAACATCGCCAAGGAGATTATCGAGAAGAATGCCGGACGCCGGAAAGACGTGGAGTAA
- the rpsJ gene encoding 30S ribosomal protein S10, giving the protein MSQKIRIKLKSYDHNLVDKSAEKIVKTVKGTGAVVSGPIPLPTQKQIFTVNRSTFVNKKAREQFQLSTFKRILDIYSSTPKTIDALMKLELPSGVEVEIKV; this is encoded by the coding sequence ATGAGCCAAAAAATCAGAATAAAGCTTAAATCTTACGACCACAATCTGGTCGATAAATCGGCTGAAAAGATTGTGAAGACCGTAAAGGGTACGGGTGCCGTGGTGAGCGGTCCGATACCGCTGCCTACCCAGAAGCAGATTTTTACGGTAAACCGTTCGACGTTCGTCAACAAGAAGGCACGCGAGCAGTTCCAGCTCTCCACCTTCAAGCGGATATTGGACATTTACAGCTCCACGCCCAAAACCATCGACGCGCTCATGAAACTGGAGCTGCCGTCGGGTGTCGAGGTCGAGATTAAGGTCTGA
- the rplD gene encoding 50S ribosomal protein L4, translating to MELTVYKTSGEETAKKVVLEDTVFGVEPNDHAIYLDVKQYLANARQGTHKSKQRNEVAGSTRKLKRQKGTGGARSGSILSPLFPGGGRVFGPVPRDYSFKLNKKLKRLARRSALSYKMKDEAIKVVEDFAIEAPRTKTIVAMMNGLKVSDKKILVVLPESNRNILLSARNLQNVKVIPAANLNTYDVMNASSVLIAEGAVNVINEMLA from the coding sequence ATGGAATTAACTGTTTACAAGACCTCAGGAGAGGAGACCGCCAAGAAAGTAGTCCTCGAGGATACGGTCTTCGGCGTGGAGCCTAACGACCACGCTATATACCTGGACGTGAAGCAATATCTCGCCAATGCACGCCAGGGTACACACAAGTCGAAACAGCGCAACGAAGTCGCAGGTTCGACCCGCAAACTGAAACGCCAGAAAGGTACCGGCGGCGCCCGTTCGGGCAGCATCCTTTCGCCGCTCTTCCCCGGCGGAGGCCGCGTATTCGGTCCCGTGCCGCGTGACTACAGCTTCAAGCTCAACAAGAAGCTCAAGAGGCTGGCCCGCCGCAGCGCACTCTCTTATAAGATGAAGGACGAAGCCATCAAGGTCGTGGAGGATTTCGCTATCGAGGCTCCGCGTACCAAGACCATCGTAGCCATGATGAACGGTCTCAAAGTGAGCGACAAGAAGATACTGGTCGTTCTTCCGGAGTCGAACCGGAATATCCTGCTGTCGGCACGCAACCTTCAGAACGTAAAGGTAATCCCTGCCGCAAACCTCAATACCTACGACGTGATGAACGCTTCGAGCGTACTGATTGCCGAGGGGGCGGTCAATGTAATCAACGAAATGTTAGCTTAG
- the rplC gene encoding 50S ribosomal protein L3 — protein MSGLIGKKIGMTSVFSAEGKNIPCTVIEAGPCVVTQIKTVEKDGYEAVQIAYDDKSEKHTSKSLSGHFAKAGTTPKRKVAEFRDFHEVNLGDTITVDSIADGEWVDVTGISKGKGYQGVVKRHGFAGVGGQTHGQHNRQRKPGSLGASSYPSRVFKGKRLPGQAGGTQVKVLNLKVLKVIPENNLILVKGSIPGAKGSYLLIEK, from the coding sequence ATGTCAGGACTAATTGGAAAAAAAATCGGAATGACTTCCGTTTTCAGTGCCGAGGGTAAGAATATACCATGCACTGTTATCGAAGCTGGTCCCTGTGTAGTTACGCAAATCAAAACCGTGGAGAAGGATGGCTACGAAGCGGTTCAGATTGCCTATGACGACAAAAGCGAAAAACACACCAGCAAAAGTCTGTCAGGACACTTCGCGAAAGCAGGTACGACTCCCAAACGCAAGGTGGCGGAGTTCAGGGATTTCCATGAAGTGAACCTTGGTGATACCATCACGGTGGATTCCATTGCCGACGGCGAATGGGTGGATGTGACGGGCATCTCCAAAGGAAAAGGTTATCAGGGCGTCGTAAAGCGCCATGGCTTTGCAGGTGTGGGCGGACAGACACACGGTCAGCACAACCGTCAGCGCAAACCGGGTTCGCTCGGTGCATCTTCGTATCCTTCGAGGGTGTTCAAAGGCAAGAGGCTTCCCGGCCAGGCGGGCGGTACGCAGGTTAAAGTCCTTAACCTGAAGGTTCTCAAGGTAATTCCCGAAAATAACCTTATCCTCGTGAAGGGTTCAATCCCGGGAGCAAAGGGTTCTTATTTATTAATCGAGAAGTAG